In Symmachiella dynata, the following are encoded in one genomic region:
- a CDS encoding aldo/keto reductase, producing MDYRNLGACGVKVSPLCLGTMMFGGPTDESESIQIMHRALDDGINFFDTADMYSAGKSEEVVGKAIAGRRDEVVLATKGGQPMGTGPNDRGASRYHLMNALDASLKRLAVDHVDIYYVHVPDYDTPIEETLRALDDMVRSGRVRHIACSNFRAWKLSEALWASDILNLSSFVCVQPLYNIVNRDIEVELFPLCEAHGIGVVSYSPLARGILTGKYRPGEPFPEGSRASRNDKRMQQAELREESFVAAQEITGHCERKGVAPSQFALSWCLANPILTSIIIGPRTMDQYTDNFASLEVEITDEDEAFIDSIVPPGCHTGKGFQDSAYPITGRGR from the coding sequence ATGGATTATCGTAATCTCGGCGCGTGTGGCGTCAAAGTCTCTCCGCTCTGTTTGGGCACCATGATGTTCGGCGGGCCGACCGATGAGTCGGAGTCGATCCAGATAATGCACCGCGCGCTGGACGACGGCATCAACTTTTTTGATACCGCCGACATGTACAGCGCCGGCAAGTCCGAAGAGGTCGTCGGCAAAGCGATCGCCGGACGTCGCGATGAGGTCGTGTTGGCGACCAAGGGAGGCCAGCCGATGGGAACCGGCCCCAATGATCGCGGGGCGAGTCGCTACCACCTGATGAACGCGCTGGATGCCAGTTTAAAACGTTTGGCGGTCGATCACGTCGATATTTATTATGTGCACGTTCCCGATTATGACACACCGATCGAAGAAACCTTACGCGCGTTGGACGACATGGTCCGTTCCGGTCGCGTTCGTCATATCGCCTGTTCCAATTTCCGTGCCTGGAAACTGAGTGAAGCGCTTTGGGCCAGCGATATTTTGAACCTCAGCAGTTTCGTTTGTGTGCAACCGCTCTACAACATCGTGAATCGCGATATCGAAGTCGAGCTATTTCCGCTCTGCGAAGCACACGGCATCGGCGTTGTCAGTTACAGTCCGTTGGCACGCGGAATTCTGACCGGCAAGTACCGTCCCGGTGAACCGTTTCCCGAGGGAAGTCGGGCTTCGCGCAACGACAAACGGATGCAACAAGCGGAGCTACGCGAGGAAAGTTTCGTCGCTGCGCAGGAAATCACCGGCCATTGCGAACGTAAAGGCGTCGCTCCCAGCCAATTCGCACTCAGCTGGTGTTTGGCCAATCCGATTCTCACTTCGATCATCATCGGCCCGCGAACGATGGATCAGTACACCGACAATTTCGCATCCTTAGAGGTGGAAATCACCGACGAGGACGAAGCATTCATCGACAGCATCGTTCCCCCTGGTTGCCATACCGGCAAGGGATTTCAGGATTCCGCTTATCCCATCACCGGTCGCGGCCGGTAA
- the hpnH gene encoding adenosyl-hopene transferase HpnH translates to MGVPISQMWTVASYVLGKKLRGVQRYPIVLMLEPLFRCNLACAGCGKIQYPSDILKQNMPVDKALAAVDECGAPIVSIPGGEPLLHPQIHEIVEGIVARKKYVYLCTNAILLEKHLHRFKPSKYLSFSVHVDGLREEHDEAVCRDGVYDVAIAGVKAAIEQGFRVTTNTTLFDNADPVRYRAFFDAMTDLGVEGMMISPGYSYEKAPDQDHFLKRETTKNIFRRLLDNPDRRWRFNQSPLFLEFLKGDWDLTCTPWGNPTYNVFGWQKPCYLLQEGYTETFQELLETTEWDNYGIQSGNSNCQDCMVHCGHEPTAVDQTFGSLRGFVRTAQLTLFGAPRRNDRTPPPPPEKTIPAPHRQPQELVQLEASSR, encoded by the coding sequence ATGGGTGTTCCCATTTCACAGATGTGGACCGTGGCGTCCTACGTACTGGGTAAAAAACTACGTGGCGTGCAGCGATATCCCATTGTATTGATGCTGGAACCGCTCTTCCGCTGCAATCTCGCGTGCGCCGGCTGCGGGAAGATTCAATACCCCTCTGACATCCTCAAACAGAACATGCCGGTCGACAAAGCGCTGGCAGCTGTCGATGAATGCGGCGCGCCGATTGTCTCAATCCCCGGCGGCGAACCGTTGTTGCATCCGCAGATTCATGAAATCGTCGAAGGCATCGTCGCGCGCAAGAAATACGTCTACCTTTGCACGAATGCGATTTTGCTGGAAAAGCATCTGCACCGCTTCAAGCCGTCGAAATATCTCAGCTTCTCGGTGCATGTCGACGGTCTGCGCGAGGAGCATGACGAGGCGGTCTGTCGCGATGGAGTGTATGACGTGGCGATCGCTGGCGTCAAAGCGGCGATTGAACAAGGCTTTCGCGTCACGACCAACACCACGCTGTTTGATAATGCCGACCCGGTCCGCTACCGCGCGTTCTTCGATGCGATGACCGACTTGGGCGTCGAGGGGATGATGATTTCCCCCGGTTACAGTTATGAAAAAGCGCCGGACCAGGATCACTTTCTCAAACGGGAAACGACCAAGAATATCTTTCGCCGTTTGCTAGACAATCCCGATCGCCGCTGGCGGTTCAACCAATCGCCGTTGTTCTTGGAATTCCTCAAAGGGGATTGGGACCTCACCTGCACACCGTGGGGCAATCCGACGTATAACGTTTTCGGCTGGCAGAAACCGTGTTACCTGTTGCAGGAAGGTTATACCGAGACGTTTCAGGAATTGCTGGAGACCACGGAGTGGGATAACTACGGCATTCAAAGTGGCAATTCGAACTGCCAAGACTGCATGGTGCATTGCGGGCACGAACCGACAGCCGTCGATCAAACGTTCGGCAGCCTGCGGGGATTTGTGCGGACCGCGCAGCTGACCCTGTTCGGGGCTCCGCGGCGTAACGACCGCACACCCCCGCCGCCACCGGAGAAGACGATTCCGGCGCCGCATCGACAACCGCAAGAGTTGGTGCAACTAGAAGCCTCGTCTCGCTGA
- the cobA gene encoding uroporphyrinogen-III C-methyltransferase — MANSGKVFLVGAGPGDPGLITLKALKCLSQADFVLYDGLVNPLLLLNTSADTERTCRSHTAHGRMLNQTEINQRLIDEARSGKTVVRLKGGDPFIFGRGGEEAEALRTAGIDYEIVPGVTAATGASAYAGVSLTHRKWASAVAFVTGHEDPAKTDSLLDYAALAAFPGTLVFYMGLHRLEEITRRLIEFGKSPATPAIVISQGTTSRQQSVTAPLSDLPAAVRQAQLRAPSLIVVGDCVRQRETIRWFEQRPLLGRRIGIPRPLAQALPVVEQANDLGADCLLMPTIDILPPEDWTAVDEAISRLADYDWLIFTSANGVEYFLSRLRETGGDMRDLGGLKLATIGPATAAALETFHLTADLVPPEFRAESLAATLAPHVQGQRLLWARASRGRDVLPQTLQGAGATVDEVVTYQNVDVDNFDPQVVEVLDRGEVDWIALSSPSIARQLRQLLSPEALGHIGKTIRLASISPVTTAAAQEAGLTIHAEARDYSWPGLFTAIQEFESAR; from the coding sequence ATGGCCAACAGCGGCAAAGTATTTTTGGTGGGCGCCGGCCCCGGTGATCCCGGCCTAATCACGCTCAAAGCGTTAAAATGCCTGTCTCAGGCTGATTTTGTGCTGTACGATGGGTTGGTCAATCCCCTGTTATTGCTCAACACCTCGGCTGACACCGAGCGCACGTGCCGTTCGCACACCGCGCACGGCCGCATGCTCAACCAGACGGAAATCAATCAACGACTGATTGATGAAGCGCGGTCGGGAAAAACCGTCGTCCGCCTCAAAGGAGGAGATCCCTTCATATTTGGCCGTGGCGGGGAAGAGGCGGAAGCTCTCCGGACAGCGGGAATTGACTACGAAATCGTGCCGGGCGTCACCGCTGCTACCGGCGCCAGTGCCTATGCCGGGGTCTCGCTGACACACCGCAAATGGGCCTCCGCCGTCGCCTTTGTGACCGGACATGAAGATCCGGCCAAGACCGATTCCCTACTCGATTACGCCGCCTTGGCCGCCTTTCCCGGAACGTTGGTGTTCTATATGGGCCTGCACCGACTGGAGGAGATCACTCGCCGGCTGATCGAATTCGGCAAGTCCCCCGCAACACCTGCGATCGTCATCAGCCAGGGAACGACGTCTCGCCAACAGAGTGTAACAGCGCCGCTCAGCGATTTGCCGGCAGCGGTTCGCCAAGCGCAACTGCGGGCGCCTTCATTGATCGTCGTGGGAGACTGCGTTCGTCAGCGGGAAACCATTCGCTGGTTCGAACAGCGCCCGCTATTGGGCCGCCGCATCGGGATTCCGCGTCCCCTGGCACAGGCGCTGCCGGTGGTTGAACAGGCGAATGATCTGGGGGCCGACTGCCTGCTGATGCCGACGATCGACATTCTGCCGCCTGAGGATTGGACTGCGGTCGATGAGGCTATTTCGCGATTGGCGGACTACGACTGGTTGATATTCACCAGCGCGAACGGCGTCGAGTATTTCTTAAGTCGCCTGCGCGAAACCGGCGGCGACATGCGCGATTTGGGCGGACTCAAGCTGGCAACCATCGGACCGGCTACGGCAGCGGCGCTGGAAACGTTTCACCTGACAGCGGATCTGGTGCCACCGGAGTTTCGCGCGGAGTCACTAGCCGCAACGCTCGCACCGCACGTCCAAGGGCAACGGCTGTTGTGGGCGCGGGCAAGTCGCGGCCGTGATGTACTGCCGCAAACGCTCCAGGGTGCGGGGGCAACGGTGGACGAGGTCGTGACTTATCAAAATGTGGATGTGGATAACTTCGATCCGCAGGTTGTCGAGGTCCTTGATCGCGGCGAGGTGGATTGGATCGCTTTAAGTAGCCCCTCCATCGCTCGTCAGCTCCGCCAACTGCTCAGCCCCGAGGCTCTAGGCCATATTGGAAAGACGATTCGATTGGCGAGTATCAGCCCGGTCACAACAGCGGCTGCGCAGGAGGCCGGATTGACGATCCATGCCGAGGCGCGTGATTACTCGTGGCCGGGATTATTCACGGCGATTCAAGAATTTGAATCGGCACGATAA
- a CDS encoding DUF1570 domain-containing protein — protein MSSPQDHRPVSPMRPTTTTCRFQHGLRQLPMVWLCGLTLILLAGCHSAGSGNGISKLMGKRESDGGLPQRHSVAAEQLVVMSDLKLGAKHPLVEELKVLREQVHEKLQLPEDETGEKVTVYLFSNEMEYRKYIEETYPGLPFRRAYFIGTPDKLAVYTFWGDKIREDLRHEFTHGLLHASLQTVPLWLDEGLAEYFEVPGVEPGTVNNEYAVRLARAVQSGWRPDIRRLERLEKVEQMHRADYRESWAWVHFMLHSTPDGKQVLLDYLQSLHETSHPDLLSTSLVAALPEADARFLNYVATLNTYRDWLSTPSQEQFTGTKRRETVSRANAP, from the coding sequence TTGAGTTCACCGCAAGATCACCGGCCCGTATCCCCAATGCGGCCCACAACAACGACCTGCCGCTTCCAACACGGCCTGCGGCAATTGCCAATGGTCTGGTTGTGTGGTTTGACGTTGATTTTGCTCGCCGGTTGCCACTCGGCTGGCAGCGGCAACGGGATCTCTAAATTGATGGGAAAGCGGGAGAGCGATGGCGGACTGCCGCAACGTCATTCCGTCGCCGCTGAACAATTGGTCGTGATGAGCGATCTCAAATTGGGGGCCAAGCATCCGCTTGTGGAAGAATTGAAAGTACTCCGCGAGCAGGTTCACGAAAAACTGCAACTCCCCGAGGACGAAACGGGCGAAAAGGTCACCGTCTACTTGTTTTCCAACGAAATGGAATACCGCAAGTACATCGAAGAGACCTATCCCGGACTGCCGTTCCGTCGCGCCTATTTCATTGGGACACCGGACAAACTGGCCGTCTATACGTTTTGGGGCGACAAAATCCGCGAGGATTTACGGCATGAATTCACACATGGATTGTTGCATGCTTCGCTGCAGACCGTGCCGCTGTGGTTAGACGAAGGGCTTGCTGAATACTTTGAAGTTCCCGGAGTCGAACCGGGCACCGTGAACAACGAGTACGCCGTCCGTTTGGCGCGAGCCGTTCAGAGTGGTTGGCGCCCCGATATCCGCCGGCTGGAACGGCTGGAAAAAGTTGAACAAATGCATCGCGCCGACTACCGCGAATCGTGGGCTTGGGTGCACTTCATGTTGCACAGCACTCCCGACGGCAAACAAGTGTTGTTGGACTACCTCCAAAGTCTGCACGAGACCAGCCACCCCGACTTACTCAGCACGTCGCTGGTGGCCGCATTGCCCGAAGCCGATGCGCGATTCCTGAACTACGTGGCGACGCTCAACACCTATCGCGATTGGCTGTCGACTCCGTCGCAGGAGCAATTCACCGGCACCAAACGCCGCGAAACAGTCTCCCGCGCCAACGCCCCATAG
- a CDS encoding tyrosine-type recombinase/integrase produces the protein MKRAAWELTRENFFSLPEIEQLNRYLDDQIVDATGKALNTAVLDRVIITGLLYSGLRNSEFCRLTVRDARLGPGEAVLEVVGTPRQDRTVFIPQFLSRRIQEYIAEIRPALLKGEVASNDASQPLIINERGRPYERTGLYRRVVRILTAAGLGAKASVQVLRHTYGYLGYLKTDGNLLFLQRQMGHAHPMVTSIYAQFVEENNAALAERLAEGNAGNDKT, from the coding sequence ATGAAACGGGCGGCATGGGAACTGACACGCGAGAATTTTTTTTCGCTGCCGGAGATTGAACAGTTGAATCGCTATCTCGACGATCAAATCGTCGACGCGACCGGCAAAGCGCTGAATACGGCAGTCCTGGATCGAGTGATCATTACGGGCCTGCTTTATTCCGGTTTGCGCAACAGCGAGTTCTGTCGCTTGACCGTCCGGGACGCGCGACTGGGACCGGGTGAAGCTGTGTTGGAGGTCGTTGGCACGCCCCGGCAAGACCGCACGGTCTTTATCCCGCAATTCCTCAGTCGCCGGATTCAAGAATACATCGCTGAAATCCGACCGGCGTTGTTGAAAGGAGAAGTCGCCTCCAACGATGCCTCACAACCGCTGATCATTAACGAACGCGGACGGCCTTATGAGCGGACCGGCTTGTACCGCCGTGTGGTACGCATTCTGACGGCGGCCGGACTCGGGGCCAAAGCGAGCGTGCAGGTGCTGCGACATACGTACGGCTATCTGGGCTACTTAAAAACCGATGGAAACCTATTGTTTCTGCAACGGCAAATGGGCCATGCGCATCCGATGGTGACGAGCATCTACGCGCAGTTCGTCGAGGAAAACAACGCCGCACTGGCCGAGCGCTTGGCCGAAGGAAACGCGGGCAACGACAAGACTTGA
- a CDS encoding tetratricopeptide repeat protein: MAMDKNKIAGDCWKRGSEALGKANWDYAIEMFRQAVRLVPDNKLYRETLRGAAEKKYKNNGTGARMANAKLMGLRGKLKKARMMKDWDSVDKLAEDGFAINPWDGQLNQDLGDACAARAEAATDAGNESLASGFQSIAIIAYQRALEATPGNRALLRSLALQYEARQNYRQAIECWEKIRRIDPHDAESRSKCSQLAAQSTINEAHFDDAQSTKDVMADHEVAARINSGQQQADGPGMSLEADLKRAIRKEPENKDNYLKIADYYERAGKLAEAVEMLNTALKLSNNDANIREKLEDIELSQANKTVVQAKELANKEATEENTKRARELETNFVKREVQILTQREQRYPSDMRVKLELAIRLMRFAKWQKAIPLLQKAATDTRVRGEALVRLGMCFNKDNKPQLAQHQLEQAITEVDHESNPKMYKEMLYLLGTICEKSDEVDSAIKSYSMLLAVDYGYRDAVKRLEALQSRPKR, from the coding sequence ATGGCAATGGACAAAAACAAGATTGCGGGTGACTGCTGGAAACGCGGTAGCGAGGCGCTTGGGAAAGCAAATTGGGACTATGCCATCGAGATGTTTCGCCAAGCGGTTCGGCTGGTGCCTGACAACAAACTGTATCGCGAAACTTTGCGGGGCGCCGCTGAAAAAAAATACAAAAACAACGGCACGGGCGCCCGGATGGCCAACGCAAAGTTGATGGGACTGCGGGGGAAGCTCAAAAAAGCCCGCATGATGAAAGACTGGGACTCCGTCGACAAGTTGGCCGAAGATGGCTTTGCGATCAATCCTTGGGACGGCCAATTGAACCAGGATCTGGGCGATGCCTGTGCGGCCCGCGCTGAAGCAGCTACCGATGCGGGCAACGAGAGTTTGGCTTCAGGTTTTCAGTCGATTGCCATTATCGCGTACCAGCGGGCGCTTGAGGCGACTCCAGGGAACAGAGCGCTACTGCGTTCATTGGCCCTACAATACGAGGCTCGGCAGAACTATCGCCAAGCGATCGAATGCTGGGAGAAAATCCGTCGGATAGACCCGCACGATGCGGAATCGCGTTCTAAGTGCAGTCAACTTGCCGCCCAATCAACGATTAATGAAGCCCATTTTGACGACGCACAAAGCACCAAAGACGTCATGGCGGATCACGAAGTCGCCGCCCGGATCAATAGTGGTCAGCAACAGGCTGATGGGCCGGGCATGTCTCTCGAAGCCGATTTGAAACGGGCGATCCGCAAAGAACCCGAAAACAAAGACAACTACCTCAAAATTGCGGACTACTACGAACGCGCCGGCAAACTGGCCGAAGCCGTAGAAATGCTCAATACCGCGTTGAAGTTATCGAACAACGATGCCAACATCCGCGAGAAACTCGAAGACATCGAGCTCTCACAAGCCAACAAAACCGTGGTCCAAGCCAAGGAACTTGCCAACAAGGAAGCTACGGAAGAGAACACCAAGCGCGCCAGAGAACTCGAAACCAATTTTGTGAAGCGCGAAGTCCAAATTCTCACCCAACGTGAGCAACGCTACCCGTCGGATATGCGGGTTAAATTGGAACTGGCGATCCGCTTGATGCGATTTGCCAAATGGCAAAAAGCGATCCCCTTGTTGCAAAAGGCGGCCACCGACACGCGGGTCCGCGGGGAAGCACTGGTTCGGCTGGGAATGTGCTTTAACAAAGACAACAAACCGCAACTGGCCCAACACCAACTGGAACAGGCGATCACCGAAGTCGACCACGAATCCAACCCCAAAATGTACAAGGAGATGCTGTACCTACTGGGGACCATTTGTGAGAAAAGTGACGAAGTTGACTCTGCGATCAAATCTTACAGCATGTTGCTGGCCGTTGATTATGGTTACCGGGATGCGGTCAAACGCCTGGAAGCCCTGCAATCTCGGCCCAAACGCTAG
- a CDS encoding lipopolysaccharide kinase InaA family protein → MSAAPRETTFATVRCGDTHWQIRSDLQQELLDAHGLRRREWEQQQRVEVIKTGAHREVIRLDTAAGRFYIKHYKVAGIKPFLQNVIRPAKAVLEQRMAARVRALGIPTFETVAWAETRSGGFVWDNYLVTREIPGTQPLDGFLRTQFAAMPTADASLFRRRLAVELGRFTGKLHDAGIVHRDFHAGNILIRDQPAAPVQLWLIDLHCAHIQKSLGLEAAQQNLAMLHQFFATRSTRADRYRFFRAYCAQRGLSGSVNSMARDVQACCSRRAQRHWRRKDRKWRQGTRHLVKLRVGSQRGRGLTVLGRDVVRDICAQPEHIFAAATAWYKQSTKRRVAAVAVPTIPQYPRLFWKSLKLRGILPLLSQWLGRSSVRRAWENGHALLRRDIATPKPLLFVESAQGFDVRQYLLTESIPDSATLFDWHHDHLVRLPQRQRREIVRRLTVALAGQLRWLHTCGFEHRDLKSKNILVSQNDNDDRTWLLDLEAIRRWPRVPRDRMLQNLTRLNVSSTFLSEIQLSDRLRFLRNYLGSRYFLEWKSTWQKIEARTGRKIDKNRTNGRPLS, encoded by the coding sequence ATGTCCGCAGCGCCGCGCGAAACGACATTCGCGACTGTGCGATGCGGTGACACGCATTGGCAGATTCGTAGCGATCTGCAGCAGGAGTTGTTGGATGCCCACGGGTTGCGGCGGCGCGAATGGGAACAACAGCAGCGGGTGGAAGTGATCAAGACCGGCGCCCATCGCGAAGTGATTCGCCTCGACACCGCGGCGGGACGGTTTTACATCAAACATTACAAAGTCGCCGGCATCAAACCGTTTTTGCAAAACGTGATCCGCCCTGCCAAGGCGGTGTTGGAACAACGCATGGCGGCGCGGGTCCGTGCGCTTGGCATTCCAACGTTCGAGACGGTCGCTTGGGCGGAAACGCGCAGCGGCGGTTTTGTGTGGGACAATTACCTCGTCACGCGAGAAATCCCCGGCACGCAGCCGCTCGATGGGTTCCTACGCACGCAATTTGCCGCAATGCCAACAGCTGATGCGTCCTTGTTTCGCCGTAGACTGGCTGTCGAGCTGGGACGATTCACTGGAAAACTCCATGACGCGGGTATTGTCCACCGAGATTTTCACGCGGGAAATATTCTGATTCGCGATCAACCAGCAGCGCCGGTGCAACTGTGGCTCATCGACCTGCATTGCGCGCACATTCAAAAATCGTTGGGACTGGAAGCCGCGCAACAAAACCTGGCGATGCTGCACCAATTCTTCGCCACCCGCTCCACGCGCGCGGATCGATATCGGTTCTTTCGTGCTTATTGCGCACAGCGGGGACTTTCCGGTTCGGTGAATTCAATGGCACGTGACGTGCAAGCCTGTTGTTCGCGCCGTGCGCAGCGGCATTGGCGACGCAAGGATCGCAAATGGCGGCAAGGGACAAGGCATCTGGTCAAACTCCGCGTCGGTTCCCAGCGGGGGCGCGGTCTGACGGTCTTGGGACGCGACGTCGTGCGCGATATCTGCGCACAACCGGAGCACATTTTTGCCGCAGCCACTGCTTGGTACAAACAATCAACGAAGCGCCGCGTTGCCGCTGTTGCCGTTCCTACGATTCCTCAATACCCACGACTATTCTGGAAAAGCCTGAAGCTCCGCGGGATCCTGCCGCTGTTGTCGCAATGGCTCGGACGATCGAGTGTGCGCCGCGCATGGGAAAACGGACACGCGTTGTTGCGGCGCGATATTGCGACCCCCAAGCCACTGTTGTTTGTGGAGTCGGCGCAGGGTTTCGATGTGCGGCAATACCTGCTCACCGAATCGATTCCCGACTCCGCCACGCTGTTCGACTGGCATCACGATCACTTAGTGCGGCTTCCACAGCGGCAACGACGAGAGATCGTTCGCCGCCTGACTGTCGCATTGGCTGGCCAATTGCGATGGCTACACACATGCGGCTTTGAACATCGTGATCTCAAATCCAAAAACATTCTTGTCTCTCAAAACGACAACGATGATCGCACTTGGCTGCTCGATCTTGAGGCAATCCGCCGTTGGCCCCGCGTTCCACGGGACCGAATGCTGCAAAACCTGACACGGCTGAATGTTTCGTCGACGTTTTTGTCGGAAATTCAATTGAGTGACCGATTGAGATTCCTACGTAATTATCTTGGTTCGCGGTATTTCCTTGAATGGAAATCGACTTGGCAAAAGATTGAGGCTCGAACTGGACGAAAAATTGATAAGAACCGTACAAACGGAAGACCGTTAAGTTGA
- a CDS encoding VanZ family protein: MFQTVRTAMTPAHRRIAALLVGVAVVLLLPLPRASRAMHALYDLGHAPLFGVLSVMLFWWGRKKLPRNDLFAAILVWGTVAILGIAAEYVQGFLGRFPSWQDVAANLLGSAAFLIWAISWNWKYRVLRIAAFAIGVACLVAAWRTPAIELADTLAQHRNLPMLGSFERRLEFSRWQWSGENCELGQAKRWASDGEMSMAIRFKPAKYPSFSLYWPIEDWSPYQALTFDILLTGAEPLPLIVKIVDVDHNGETNDRFHRAILLQPGLNSPRIRLSDVAIAPHGRTLDLRRIKRMQFYTVDLQTPRVLFLDNLRLVP; encoded by the coding sequence TTGTTTCAAACAGTGCGGACCGCTATGACGCCCGCCCATCGCCGCATCGCCGCATTGCTGGTGGGGGTGGCCGTTGTATTGCTCTTGCCGTTGCCCCGCGCGAGCCGCGCGATGCATGCCTTGTATGACTTGGGACACGCGCCGTTATTCGGCGTGTTGTCGGTCATGCTGTTTTGGTGGGGGCGAAAAAAGCTGCCGCGGAACGACCTCTTTGCGGCGATTCTGGTTTGGGGCACCGTGGCCATTTTGGGCATCGCCGCGGAATATGTGCAGGGGTTTCTCGGACGATTTCCCAGTTGGCAAGATGTGGCCGCCAATCTATTGGGATCGGCGGCGTTTTTGATTTGGGCCATCTCCTGGAATTGGAAATACCGCGTGCTGCGGATCGCGGCGTTCGCAATCGGGGTGGCCTGCCTGGTCGCTGCTTGGCGTACGCCGGCCATCGAATTGGCCGACACGCTTGCCCAACATCGCAATTTACCGATGCTGGGATCGTTTGAACGTCGATTGGAATTCTCGCGCTGGCAATGGTCGGGCGAGAATTGTGAGTTGGGACAGGCCAAGCGTTGGGCCAGCGACGGCGAAATGAGCATGGCCATCCGATTTAAACCGGCCAAGTATCCCTCGTTCAGCCTGTACTGGCCGATCGAGGATTGGTCGCCTTACCAGGCGCTAACGTTTGATATTTTGCTCACCGGAGCGGAGCCACTGCCGTTGATCGTCAAAATTGTGGATGTCGACCACAACGGCGAAACCAACGATCGATTCCACCGCGCGATCTTACTTCAACCGGGCCTGAATTCACCGCGGATTCGGTTGTCGGACGTCGCCATCGCCCCGCACGGTCGGACGTTGGATTTGCGTCGCATCAAACGGATGCAATTTTATACCGTGGATTTACAAACGCCACGCGTGCTCTTTCTGGATAACCTGCGTCTGGTGCCGTGA
- a CDS encoding NYN domain-containing protein — protein sequence MAREFLIIDGYNLMHAAGMARPNYGPGDLERCRNRLLRFLKSALSAEARRRTTIVFDAWEPPPGRLSVYSVAGMTVQFADAPGEADAAIEQLIAAHSAPKQVTVISGDRRLQQAASRRKSRFIDSEAWYTRWEHRQPPEETPPSPSPKQNPDLSDQEVDYWLDIFGDIEDAATTENGPTESSRKDHGRSESDLEDDDRRGDDLSDDPMDDPQQGLPDIIDEDFLD from the coding sequence ATGGCGCGAGAGTTCCTGATCATCGACGGCTATAACTTGATGCACGCGGCCGGCATGGCCCGCCCGAACTATGGCCCGGGCGATTTAGAGCGGTGCCGCAACCGGCTGTTGCGATTTCTCAAGTCCGCGCTCTCGGCCGAGGCCCGCCGTCGAACCACAATCGTCTTCGACGCCTGGGAACCGCCGCCCGGTCGACTCTCGGTCTACAGCGTCGCTGGCATGACCGTACAATTCGCTGATGCGCCGGGTGAAGCTGACGCCGCGATCGAACAATTGATCGCGGCACATTCCGCCCCCAAACAGGTCACTGTCATCTCGGGCGACCGCCGCTTGCAACAAGCCGCCTCGCGGCGCAAATCACGTTTCATTGACAGCGAAGCGTGGTACACCCGCTGGGAACACCGCCAGCCGCCAGAGGAGACGCCCCCCTCCCCTTCTCCCAAACAGAATCCCGATCTGAGCGATCAAGAAGTGGATTATTGGCTGGACATATTCGGCGACATCGAAGACGCAGCGACCACGGAGAATGGCCCCACAGAAAGTAGCCGCAAAGACCATGGACGCAGTGAAAGCGACCTCGAGGACGATGACCGCAGAGGCGACGACCTCAGCGATGACCCCATGGATGACCCACAGCAAGGTCTCCCCGATATCATCGACGAAGATTTCCTGGATTGA
- the rpsT gene encoding 30S ribosomal protein S20: MPNLKSQKKRLRQDDKRRSRNRIARSSLRSVIKGFRTAAVGDNAEEKQEKFRLAVKKLDQAAAKNLIHKNAAARMKSRLSKLL, from the coding sequence ATGCCCAATCTGAAGAGCCAAAAGAAACGACTGCGACAAGACGACAAGCGCCGTTCACGCAACCGCATAGCCCGGTCATCGCTCCGTTCGGTGATTAAGGGATTTCGCACCGCTGCTGTGGGTGACAATGCCGAGGAGAAGCAAGAGAAGTTTCGCCTGGCTGTCAAAAAGTTGGATCAAGCCGCTGCCAAAAACCTGATCCACAAAAACGCCGCCGCGCGGATGAAATCGCGATTGAGCAAACTGCTCTAA